The genome window gATTAGGTAAAAGCTACTGTATATCTAAACACAGTTAATTATCTACATGTCCCAGACATTTGTATGGTGTGGGaagaattatttataaacaattatttGGTGCCAGTAGTCAATGTGCTACCAGAAAAGTTAACCTATAGTCAATATCAGAACTTATGTTTATTTTAAGTTGCCTATAGTCGATATTTATTGTTCATATTACTATAGGACATGGATAGCAAATTTAGGACATGGATGAAACAATAATATAGACAGATAACACAGTTGCTTTAACGGCCAAACCTtttctaataatatataaaacaatagCCGTTGTCTGTCAATGTAGAGAAAAATCGAAAGAACTTGCAGTTTTGGTTTCAGCATAGTGTAATCAGTTAAGCATAGTAAGAAAGGGTAGTAATCTcatagtgtgtatatatatactttatattattttctggATTTAAGCAGAAGAGTAAAGCTTAAGTTCACCAAATTTAAATGGTCAATCAGTTATATCACTTATTTATCATGTAGATATCCAAAATTTATTGTCAAAACAGAGGTATTTAAAGAGTTATATAAATGTGACCAGATAATGCAAGTGCTTCTCTAATATATCACATGACAAAAATCCTGAACTGTTACCTTAAGATATTGAAGCCACGCGTCCCTTGGAGCTGTAACAACATGGTTTTCTGAGTTCCATCCAAATCCTGAACTGTTAGCACCATATCAGAGATCATAAATTGCAGTAAAATCCTTTTTTAGTGTCTTAATCCGGGATTCTATGTGAGGCTTCCTTTCAAACCTGCTTTGGGAAGTTTTGTTTGCAATAAAGTCTCAAGAAAGGTCAAATATCCAGGTTTAAATCCATTGTCAACTTTAAAATTTCCAAAATTCACAAGCTCAATCAGCGATTCAACtaatttttcaacttcaaattctGTCCATTTCCTTTTATTCCTTCCGGCACTTCTTTCTACAACTGATTCAGTTGGCTCCATTTCTTATTATAACCTGTGTAAAAGAACAAACAGAGTTCACAACTTTACATTTCAGATAAATACTATCAATCAGCCAAAAAACTACTCCATATTTTAACATTGACAAGTAGATacacaactccaaccatgctggTATTATAGAAAAATTTCTTCATATAAATCACAACACTAATAGTAGATGGACAAAGAGAATAAGAAACCAGACACTAGTCACCTAACGGTGATAACATTTATTAGGATCAAGCTTAATACTGAATCCAAACAGCTGATTCCAATAAGTTCAATTATAAATGAAATCAAACCAGGTAATAATCTGTGACTATTGCATATAATAAGAAATCATTTTCAGAACCGTAACTAACCAAAAATTAATGCCTCGAAGAACCCCTCCATTCACTTTATATTGTTTCAGCTAAATTATCCCTAAATGATGTCCATTCGGGAGTTATGCCAATGCTTGTGATATTGTCTTTTATCCCCTCATGCTCCATATTTGTCCTCCCTTCTCTTTCAAAGTCGATTTCACATGGATCATAAGTCATTTCAtttctaatataattatgtaaaacacAACAAGCAAGAATTATTCGACTTTGAATTTTCGGAGGGTAGAATGAGAGACTTCTCAAGATTTCCCATCTCTTCTTTAAGACGCCGAAAGAACGCTCAACTACATTTCTAGCCGTCGAGTGTCTCATGTTGAAATACTCTTTAGCACAAATAGGTTGATGTCCATCGTTCCAATCATTCAAGTGGTACTTTTGTCCTCTATAAGGTGCCAAGAATCCTTCTCCATTAGTATAACCCGCGTCTACTAAATAATAAGTACCTTCAATTTGGACATATTTTAGTATTTACATATTATACAAAGCATTTAAAAAAGGACACATTaaaaaacaattagatgattCTTTTTACCCTTTGGGACTTTAAGTCCATTTTTTCTTGACAAAGCATCTTTTAAAACTCTCCCATCAGCCGGGGACCTTTCCCAACCAGTCAATACATAAGAGAACTGTAAATCTGGTGTAACCGCGGCAAGGAAATTAGTAGTAATTTCACCCTTCTTGTTTCGATACCTAGCCTTGTCTTCAGCAGCTACATTCATTCTTATATGTGTCCCATCTAGAGCCCCTAGGAAATTctaataaacaataaacataTAATGAGATAATTTTTAACTATTAGATATATTCTAgcataaattttttcaaattgtttgattgTACCTTAAAGTACTTCCAATTTCCGTCGGTTGAGTCATTTGGAATCGGTTCAGGATGCTTAAATTCTTGTGACCTCAAGACCCCGAGAAGAACCATATGAAAGTGTCGACTAATCGATTCACTCGACCTTTGAAAAGAGGTGCTTATAACACTCATTTTCTTGTGGTGCGCTAATATGTATAGAAAAATGGCAACTTGTTCAACAACATTCATATGCTTACTATCACGTATGTATCCTCGTGATTCAAGTGTATAGCATAATTTATGAAATGCTCCCATGTTCATTCTAAGATTCTTAACACAAGTGTCATCACTTTGATTAACTAACCTATCAACATAATTAATTCTTTCCATCTTAAAAATGGAATACCTAGGCCTTAATGCTACCCTTATCCCTAACAACACAATCATTTGAAAAAACCAATGAACCGACCCAATCATTTTTAGCTGctccaaaaataaaataagtctcTTCCTTCGAATAGTCTTTCTTCTAGTTAGTGGAAGTCGTGCCATACTGCATATGATCAGATTTGATCCTTTGAGGATATTTATCAAACATACAggtacataaatatatacaaaatacacACTACTgcagatatatacaaatatatacacaGAAGATAAGATAAGCTATGAACACAATTGCATATCAGTTTACAAAGACAAGCTATGAACACAATTACAAATCTGTTACAtctatacacacatatacacacacagtgAGATATAAACACAagcaaatcaaaattaaaatcgtTAATATTACACACATATGTATACAAATCAACCATAAACACACAAATAATCAACTATAAACacacaaaattcaaataaaacaaacaaaaacgaGATAGAATGTGTAAGAACAGGCTCGTAATAAGCTATGAACACGCACAAAGCTATATCAATGAATTAGATGTTCTTTTTGGATCGTTTCATACCTGTTTGTTTAATAGATTCAAGCTCGAGAAATTGTTTtgataatctgaaataaaacgAGCAGAGGCGAATATGTTTAGCGAGAGAGCATTTGgaggttttttaatttttggacTGAGAAAGGAATGGGCTTGTCCCGGTGTTTTGAGTTAGAATAAAACTTAAGTGGGTCAAACGGAAAGGAATGAGGCTAAGAATGGTCCATTCCATTCTGTTGGAGTAACCAAAcagccaaaaaaaattatgggcTGAATGGACCTTTCCATTCCATCCTAAACTCATTCCTCTCAGCCCAACCAAAAAGGCcctaactatattttattatcatccGGAGACTCGAGAGTACTTCCAATGGTGTGGATTATATAATCCTCGGCCAAATCAGAGGCccaagaaattatgtaaaatttttctACTGTTTACTAGTGGATTTAATCCTGTAATATATTGTATTtcgataatataatatataaaaatagcatgttatcaatattttagattgttaaaaataaaatatgagttgAACATGATAACAAATGATATGTAATTTTTCTACCGATTTTTTTACAAggctgtagaggttcgacataTATAATCATCTATAGGAGGttagctaaaattatagacaacatatattttatatttgatatatcaactcactttttagctaaagGTTTTTCGTGGTTGGAGATAGGGAAGAGCAAaactcggttcggttcggtttttggaTAAAACCGAAATTGAAAGTCCTCAGTTTTATAAATTGAAAACCGCAACCACAATCGAACCGTCGGTTTCGATTTCAGCCATTTCGTTTTTGGTTTTACAACcgcaaaaaataaattcaagaaACATACttccaatttaataaataaattagttaactAGATTAATGGCTaaggaaaaaatttgaaatttattggggtgtattcgattggaattttaattgattgtttttagtctatgaattttaatagattgtatgggattttgattttatgcggattcttcataaaatatcgcagagttgataggatttaggtacaatgcttcaaaatcccattgattttggtgggatttcaaaaaacttaaaatacactgaagaatgccacaaaatccatcatttcatgaaatgaaaaacaatccatcagcatttgaataccatcagattttaatggattttaaacaatcccaattgaataccatcggattataaagcataatttaaaatctcaattgaatatcaccagattttgtagcataatttataatcccaattgaatacctcaagattttaatagatttcaaacaatcccaatcgaataccctcggattatataaatgcaaaaaaatgttttagaaTCCCAATCCAATGCACCCCTATTAGGTTATCGCATGAACAAGGAAGTATGTTTAATTGTATCCAACAAAACGAAAATATAAACACAAACctaatcatataaattaactTAACGATATCATGCTTATagtaactaaaatatttttttctcctTGTTCATTTAGAATATGACAATTATACTTATCTCACTACACTACTCTACCCCATACAACTAACATATTGTTTGATAGACCATAATATACAATGAGATATTAATTTagcttatatatttttcttattaaattatataaataaataatatttataattttttaacaatCGGTTTGGTTAGTGTTTTTACGGTTCGGTTTTCACGTCAAACCTTTGTCGGTTTTTACCGGTTTCGATTTCGGTTTCGGCTTGAATTCGGTTCTTGCTCACCCCTAGTTGGAGATACTCTAATTATTTTTACTCATTGCAAAatgatatcaaaagaaaatatcTAAAAGTAGCATGATCTCTCGAGAATGCCTAGGCGTGAGAAGTATTATAAAAAGCAAAAATCGGAGATAGTCGGTGTCAAGAGATGAATCGAATAATTGGAGATTAATCAGAATGATAGATtaatgtatatgtgtatgtgtgtgttggAGGCCCGGTGCTCCGGCCCATTTATTAAAGCCCAGATGGCCCTGCCCATCTCATTTTAATTGCTCAAACGTTACGCTTGTAACGTCCCCCAGGCGGAGATCGAGCCCAATTAATTCACCCCCCGCATCGGGCAGAGACGTTGCAAAGTGGGGAATCCTCCCTCCTATAAATACTGGCAAATCACGGAAAGGTACTTGATTCTAAACACTCACACTCACCATTACGCTTGCAGTTCCTTACTACCCACCTAGAACCGCTAACTTATTCTTACGTTGGAAGTGAATCGGGGGACAatccctcgcattcttctcCTTTTCAGGTCATATCCTGGCTTCGGCATCCAGCAGAAATTTGGTTCCAACAGTATATATacaaaccaatcttaaaataaaaactaaaaatcactaTTGAAACTCCTTAAATTACTAAAGGCACTCACCTacacttagagcaagtccaatgcaagatGTAAAATAACTatagctattgttataatttagcaccaaaaagtgttttttattgctaaaatagaacttcaactccaatgctagatgcatttTGCATCCAAATAATTCCAAATTCAAGTAACTTTAGTCCCTCTctcctaaattttatttaaagttcACCACTATACATACACTTATAGTtagttgatgatgtggcatgcatgcataaatgcatccttggtttaaaatttagaaccaaggatgcatatatgcatatttgcatccaaatatggaaccccattggagttgagatttttagcatttgatttcaaattataaatatggcACCACTTATAACATTGCATTGGGCTTGCTCTTATAACCCAGCATAGCAATCCCCCACCCAGCCCCAGATCTTTCCCATCCTTCCACGTCTGCTGACAGCAGGCCAACACTACCACCCACCTCATCGCCCTGATTTCACCATCCTCTTCACCAACTCTGTCCGTCCCTCTCGTCGTCATCACCATCCTCGCCGACTCTCCACCATCACAACCTCCGTCCGCTCCCCGCCATCACCAGCTCCGTCCTTTCCCTTCCGCTTCACTGATCTTTTTTTTGACTATCTCTCACTCTCTCAATCTCGTGAACGACTAGACTCTACATGGATTATAACGTTGTTAAAGCATTTATATACCTGTTGATATATTTACAGAAAATCGATGATTTCTgctgtacaaattagtgatatacgctccagaaattagtgatactagtaatttttgcccgctacgcatgggcataaaaatgatttatttgcAATAAATAAGTTCAtagacttaaaaaaaaattattataaatttaatataacaataatgagtaatttaatttgaaaatagatATCTATCTTTATACGCAATATGAAAAAGAACTCCTATACccaatataaatatgaaaaggAACTCCTACGAAAACGCATCGttagtttgtgattttttttattttaaataattattataaattttattttataatttaattaataaatttgtgcaaaaaaataagacaaaatcatagtaaaatatttataggTCCTTTTAATCCATTCATATTTGgttttcttgtttcttgcatgtttattttaattaaatttttatgttttcttgATTTACAATATGGACACAAATCATTTTATTCAAATGcgacaatttaaaaaataaaattcaaaattatagtAGTGGATAAATTTGagtttttaaacattttttgaaaaaaaaaaaatttggtcaaaaatataatatataaattgtaagTTTTGCTATATACTAAATAAATTGAtatatgttttcttttcctttcatTTTGCAATATGGACATAAATCATTTTATACGAATTCGGCatttcagaaaataaaatttaaattcttaagTGACAAAAATATGCACAAACCCCGAAGATGTTATGCCAATGGCTTGGCTTATATAGAAGTTGCTCACTAATATTTCGACTAATTTTCTAACATCCAGAAATgaaattatcaataaaatact of Daucus carota subsp. sativus chromosome 3, DH1 v3.0, whole genome shotgun sequence contains these proteins:
- the LOC135151568 gene encoding protein ALP1-like; protein product: MERINYVDRLVNQSDDTCVKNLRMNMGAFHKLCYTLESRGYIRDSKHMNVVEQVAIFLYILAHHKKMSVISTSFQRSSESISRHFHMVLLGVLRSQEFKHPEPIPNDSTDGNWKYFKNFLGALDGTHIRMNVAAEDKARYRNKKGEITTNFLAAVTPDLQFSYVLTGWERSPADGRVLKDALSRKNGLKVPKGTYYLVDAGYTNGEGFLAPYRGQKYHLNDWNDGHQPICAKEYFNMRHSTARNVVERSFGVLKKRWEILRSLSFYPPKIQSRIILACCVLHNYIRNEMTYDPCEIDFEREGRTNMEHEGIKDNITSIGITPEWTSFRDNLAETI